A single genomic interval of Salinarchaeum sp. IM2453 harbors:
- a CDS encoding DHH family phosphoesterase: MTRLILGWGSVARNIVERESSDVFIIAPNISQEELPAAPVHQADPADSSVLNSLDINPSGIFIADPAFDRTIAYAETASAMYPATPTVAYINSDTSPQRQEQLSSMVDDVIECNTVLADQILGKIFTESAARALELRRAVTGIDGKLAVVAHDNPDPDAIASATTLTYIANKLGVDATACYAGEINHQQNRALVNALDLDLSQSSASEIIDSYDGIALVDHSRAGVNNQLPEEASIDIVIDHHPQKGPVQGTFVDIRENVGSTSTLLVDYISQFGFQFTSPVATALFFGITTDTDVFTRQTSQADFEASAILAPHVDFSRLDSISSPAVSSSTYGAIAAAIRGRERHESTVISFMGELSDRDTIAQAADFLLQLEDIDVTLVYGYQDDTVYCSGRSQNDNIDIGELFRRSLDYIGSAGGHEEMAGGQIPIDMIVDEDDSNPDDIIRSFVKTRFLETIDVIASTVPVRYQSSEDITSLRTFSARSYLDSNNSSSDHSDN; the protein is encoded by the coding sequence ATGACCCGGTTGATCTTGGGTTGGGGGTCTGTAGCTCGCAACATTGTGGAGCGCGAAAGTTCAGATGTCTTCATTATCGCTCCAAATATCTCTCAAGAAGAGCTTCCTGCTGCCCCTGTTCACCAGGCTGATCCAGCTGATTCTTCTGTTCTTAACAGTCTTGATATTAATCCTTCTGGAATTTTTATTGCTGATCCTGCTTTTGATCGAACGATAGCATACGCTGAAACGGCAAGTGCAATGTATCCTGCAACTCCAACTGTTGCGTATATTAATTCCGATACATCACCCCAACGACAAGAACAACTCTCATCGATGGTTGATGATGTTATTGAGTGTAATACCGTCTTAGCTGACCAGATCTTGGGAAAAATATTCACAGAGAGTGCCGCCCGAGCTTTAGAACTCCGCCGCGCAGTTACCGGTATTGATGGTAAACTGGCTGTCGTTGCACACGACAATCCGGACCCAGATGCAATCGCCAGTGCTACTACTCTTACATATATCGCTAATAAGCTTGGAGTAGATGCTACAGCTTGCTATGCCGGAGAGATCAACCATCAACAAAACAGAGCACTTGTCAATGCACTTGATCTTGATTTATCACAGTCCTCAGCTTCAGAAATAATAGACTCATATGACGGTATTGCGCTGGTAGATCACTCTCGAGCGGGCGTTAACAATCAGCTACCAGAGGAGGCTTCGATTGACATCGTTATTGATCATCACCCCCAGAAAGGTCCAGTTCAAGGAACCTTCGTTGATATCCGGGAAAATGTCGGATCAACAAGCACTCTTCTAGTGGACTATATCTCTCAGTTTGGATTTCAGTTTACCTCTCCAGTAGCGACCGCATTATTCTTTGGCATCACGACAGATACCGACGTATTCACTCGTCAAACATCGCAAGCCGACTTTGAGGCGTCTGCAATCTTGGCACCCCACGTTGACTTTTCACGACTTGACAGCATCTCCTCACCAGCTGTTAGTTCTAGCACATACGGCGCGATTGCAGCAGCGATTCGAGGTCGAGAACGACATGAATCGACCGTTATTTCGTTCATGGGTGAACTTAGTGACCGCGATACAATTGCCCAAGCTGCTGACTTCTTGCTTCAGTTGGAGGATATTGACGTGACCCTTGTCTATGGCTATCAGGATGATACTGTCTACTGTTCTGGTCGTTCACAAAATGACAATATTGACATCGGTGAACTATTCCGCCGATCTCTTGACTACATCGGTAGTGCTGGCGGTCATGAGGAGATGGCCGGTGGTCAAATTCCGATTGATATGATTGTAGACGAAGACGATAGTAATCCAGATGATATTATTCGTTCGTTTGTAAAGACACGATTTTTAGAAACAATTGATGTTATCGCTTCTACTGTCCCTGTTCGATACCAATCGTCAGAAGACATCACATCGCTACGCACTTTCTCAGCTAGATCGTATCTGGATTCTAACAACTCGTCTTCTGACCACTCAGATAACTAA
- a CDS encoding CBS domain-containing protein, translated as MAVKESDRDIQVQDYMTEDVSTVSPEATVRDVAERIVSSDGHSGYPVVERRRVEGFVSADDLLLADPDSPIFTVMETDILVAHPEMKLTDAARVILRSGFRRLPVVDDTGNLVGIISNTDVIRSQIERATPEKAEKLQQTLENIHGVTLRRERRVVQLDEITPTQNRVYADELEGRKYELERGLAEPLMVVDNAGDLYLADGHHRIMAANDLGITEMEAFVIVVDTPIDLGMKQTAAEDDLSSLEDVEVVDYARHPLVEKTERLR; from the coding sequence ATGGCGGTTAAAGAATCGGACCGAGATATTCAGGTCCAGGACTACATGACTGAAGATGTCAGCACGGTTTCTCCGGAGGCAACCGTTCGTGATGTCGCGGAACGAATTGTCAGCAGTGACGGTCACTCCGGATATCCAGTAGTTGAACGCCGACGCGTTGAAGGTTTTGTTAGTGCTGATGATCTTTTACTCGCTGATCCAGATAGTCCAATTTTCACTGTGATGGAAACGGATATACTGGTTGCTCACCCTGAGATGAAACTCACCGATGCGGCTCGTGTGATCCTTCGATCAGGCTTTCGTCGATTGCCTGTTGTTGATGACACCGGCAACCTTGTTGGTATTATCTCGAATACTGACGTTATACGTAGCCAAATTGAACGAGCAACTCCTGAAAAGGCAGAGAAGCTTCAACAAACACTTGAAAATATCCATGGTGTTACTCTTCGACGTGAGCGACGCGTTGTTCAACTCGATGAAATTACACCTACTCAAAACCGGGTTTATGCTGACGAGCTTGAGGGCCGTAAATATGAATTGGAGCGAGGACTTGCTGAGCCGTTGATGGTAGTTGATAATGCTGGTGACTTGTACCTTGCTGATGGCCATCACCGCATTATGGCAGCAAACGACCTTGGAATCACTGAGATGGAGGCTTTCGTTATTGTTGTAGATACGCCAATCGATCTTGGGATGAAACAAACTGCGGCAGAGGATGATCTTAGCTCACTTGAGGATGTTGAAGTAGTAGATTATGCGCGGCATCCATTAGTCGAGAAAACTGAGCGGTTGCGATAA
- a CDS encoding DUF2589 domain-containing protein, producing the protein MANPDFPSELGNIPYDEILGAPLNAAVEANAAASETAANFILDVAFEEPDDFAFDATRKPVYVEFSYRKGTVNEQGESTEEEFELQVPLLLLLHVPYFEVDTVEIDFNVKLNSVEKKAESQERKFGGRAGYLPYFTVSGSSKKQEKRQQEIERKYHQKVHIEAGSIEPPEGTSRVMDVLEQTITEKPLDEAEE; encoded by the coding sequence ATGGCAAATCCGGACTTTCCCTCTGAACTAGGTAACATTCCGTATGACGAAATACTTGGAGCTCCACTCAACGCTGCTGTTGAGGCAAACGCAGCTGCCTCAGAAACTGCAGCAAATTTTATTCTTGATGTTGCATTTGAAGAGCCCGATGATTTCGCATTTGATGCGACACGTAAACCGGTATATGTTGAGTTTTCATACCGGAAAGGAACCGTTAACGAACAAGGTGAATCAACAGAAGAAGAATTTGAACTACAAGTGCCGCTCTTATTGTTGCTACACGTACCATACTTCGAAGTTGACACTGTTGAGATTGACTTCAATGTTAAGTTGAATTCTGTAGAGAAAAAAGCCGAATCACAAGAGCGCAAATTTGGCGGAAGAGCTGGGTATTTACCCTATTTTACGGTCAGTGGCAGTTCAAAGAAACAAGAAAAGAGACAACAGGAGATTGAACGAAAATATCACCAGAAAGTGCACATCGAGGCCGGATCCATTGAACCCCCAGAAGGGACGAGCAGAGTGATGGACGTGCTAGAGCAGACAATTACTGAAAAGCCTCTTGATGAGGCTGAAGAATGA
- a CDS encoding DUF2589 domain-containing protein — protein sequence MPAISSLENLDLSNLFSGPLIAAVDASIQAQTEVVDLLLETAYDERGNLVTVSFQYQAPTIQNEENQRVTKRIDIPLVLFLSLPNLQVDRIEQSFSAEITQVDDVEHSPAPERIATPRRLQVKPASKSTAYNRRVESAFDLEVNMVAEVRNETIGEEVIERVANTAIEEQTEDTQESRDQKQRPERISVEDILRQRTEQLDNRDNNE from the coding sequence ATGCCAGCAATTAGTTCTCTTGAGAATCTTGATTTATCGAATTTGTTCTCTGGTCCTCTTATTGCAGCCGTTGATGCCAGTATTCAAGCGCAAACTGAAGTTGTTGATCTACTGCTGGAGACAGCATACGATGAACGTGGTAACCTTGTTACCGTTTCATTTCAGTATCAGGCCCCAACTATTCAAAATGAGGAGAACCAGCGCGTAACAAAGCGCATAGATATCCCACTTGTGCTGTTCTTGTCGCTACCTAACTTACAGGTAGATCGAATTGAACAAAGCTTTTCCGCGGAGATTACCCAGGTTGACGATGTCGAACACTCTCCTGCACCGGAACGAATTGCTACGCCCCGCCGGCTACAAGTCAAGCCAGCAAGTAAATCAACAGCGTACAACCGTCGTGTAGAGTCTGCCTTTGACTTAGAAGTCAATATGGTCGCAGAAGTGAGAAACGAAACCATCGGTGAAGAAGTGATTGAACGTGTCGCCAATACTGCTATTGAAGAGCAGACTGAAGACACTCAAGAATCGAGAGATCAGAAGCAGCGACCAGAACGGATTAGTGTCGAGGATATTCTTCGTCAGCGAACCGAACAACTAGACAATCGAGACAACAATGAGTAA
- a CDS encoding iron ABC transporter permease, which produces MTILSGTIAVLVASPLFWLSLRVLEVNPAEAVEMVTAQRNIDILLNSIGLMAAVTAFSMLLGIPLAVLVTRTDLPFKRPLTIIAALPLVIPSYIGAFAFVSTFGPHGEISSIAGIPIPEISGYAGAILIITLYTYPYVFLTARAALLSMDESMIDAARTLNATRLGAFRRVTLPQIKPAVAAGSLLVALYAISDFGTPAFMGIEVFTSAIYRQWDVGSIEYAALLSLQLIGVVAVVLLLESKIGGDEKTGQSQTKGSKIQLGRWRYIAVGLFGLIGIVAIALPVIIFGSWLLQDPAQEVPSLEFQLEFAFNSVYLAGITALLAAILSIPVGYLSARSDRSLDQLFERITYVGFAVPGVIIGLALVFFSANYVSWLYRTVPVLVFAYVVRFLPQAVGTTRSASLQVDQQLTEAAQTLNAGRWRTFREVTLPLIMPGVVAGAALVFLTTMKELPATLMLQPFGMETLVTIIWAAEQTLHYQYAAIPALALIIISGISMVVMLRGENTGLI; this is translated from the coding sequence TTGACAATACTTAGTGGGACAATTGCGGTCTTAGTTGCATCTCCATTGTTCTGGTTATCGTTACGGGTATTGGAGGTTAATCCAGCCGAAGCAGTTGAGATGGTTACCGCACAGCGAAATATCGATATTCTGCTTAACAGCATCGGATTGATGGCCGCTGTGACAGCGTTTTCGATGCTGCTTGGCATACCGCTTGCGGTGTTAGTAACACGTACTGATCTTCCGTTTAAACGACCGCTGACGATTATCGCGGCACTTCCACTAGTGATTCCAAGTTACATTGGGGCATTTGCATTTGTCTCAACGTTTGGACCCCATGGAGAGATTAGTTCTATTGCCGGGATACCGATTCCAGAAATTAGTGGTTATGCTGGAGCAATTCTAATTATCACACTATATACATATCCGTATGTGTTCTTAACAGCGCGAGCCGCACTACTGTCAATGGATGAATCAATGATTGATGCTGCACGGACGCTCAATGCAACACGATTGGGGGCTTTTCGACGAGTTACACTTCCACAAATCAAGCCGGCCGTCGCAGCTGGATCACTGCTCGTTGCGTTATATGCAATCTCAGACTTTGGTACACCAGCATTCATGGGTATTGAGGTATTTACAAGTGCAATCTATCGACAATGGGATGTTGGAAGTATTGAGTATGCCGCGTTACTCTCGTTACAGTTAATTGGTGTTGTAGCAGTTGTGCTGCTGCTTGAGAGCAAGATTGGCGGGGATGAAAAAACCGGACAGAGTCAAACAAAAGGATCAAAAATCCAGCTTGGACGATGGAGGTATATAGCTGTAGGGTTGTTTGGTCTGATAGGCATCGTAGCAATTGCATTGCCGGTCATTATCTTTGGAAGTTGGTTGCTCCAGGACCCAGCACAGGAAGTACCATCGCTTGAGTTCCAGTTAGAGTTTGCGTTTAATTCGGTATATCTAGCAGGGATCACAGCACTTCTCGCTGCAATACTCTCGATTCCAGTCGGATATCTTTCGGCACGATCAGACAGGTCGCTAGACCAGTTATTCGAACGAATAACGTATGTTGGTTTTGCTGTTCCAGGAGTGATTATCGGACTGGCACTTGTTTTCTTTAGTGCGAACTATGTTTCGTGGTTGTATCGAACTGTACCTGTCTTAGTTTTCGCATACGTTGTTCGGTTCTTGCCACAGGCAGTGGGCACCACTCGATCAGCTTCATTACAGGTTGACCAACAGCTAACAGAAGCAGCTCAAACGCTGAATGCTGGAAGATGGAGGACATTCCGAGAGGTAACTCTTCCGTTAATTATGCCCGGAGTAGTGGCGGGAGCAGCGTTGGTATTTTTGACCACAATGAAAGAACTACCAGCAACGTTAATGCTTCAGCCATTTGGAATGGAAACGCTTGTGACGATTATCTGGGCTGCAGAACAGACACTGCATTATCAGTATGCAGCCATTCCTGCACTCGCATTGATCATTATATCAGGTATATCGATGGTTGTCATGCTTCGGGGAGAAAATACAGGACTAATCTGA